The DNA sequence TTCTATTTACAGAGTAAAGAATTTGCACACAAACACATACAATAAAACGAAATGCGTAGTGTGATATTTGCAAGGTTACTTATACATGGGAGCCAAACAGTTGCTCAAGACGTTGGAGTGGTCGAGAGAGTTGATGCCTTTACTATTTACTActacaatttacaatttaatttcatcgttgctttttaaaatatttttccctttttattatgattagtatttttctattttaataaatgtggCACTACAAAAAAGAAGGCGTTTTGCGAGCACCAATGTGCTAGCAAAACCCAGTTTTGCGAGCAGGCTGCGAGCACTATGTGTGCTAGCTATGAGGCTTGTAGCAAATTTGCTACAACTTTTTGTGAGCACAAGACCATTTGCGAGCACTTTTGCTAGCACCTGCAATTCACCCAATTCTGCTCGTAAATTAGCGAGCACCTTGATTAGCTAGCACTTTTGGACTCTTTGCGAGCACAAATTTGCTCGCAAATTAGTGAGCACCTATGCTTTGCTCGCAAATTTGGACTATTTTGCAAGCACAAATCATAAATTCtgtattttcctattttaattagtaattttggtatacaaattattttctggataacttttaaaaaaaattataatataatgaaattaaagagtaacaaaattcaaatattacataatattaatgatattGTTTTACACTTCCTTTTAGTTTCATAAGACTTCTCATTTCGTAGACTTGTTGACTAAGATTCTTCAACTATTCTAGCACCTCCGCATTTTTCTTCTCTAGCTCCACACGCAACTCTGCATTTTGCTTATCTGACTCTACATGCAATGCTGCATTTTGCTTCTGCAACTCTACGCACAACTGGTATCATATGGGAAGTAAATGCTCAGTGCCTAACCGGCTCCGGGAATTTGCTTTCTCTTCTTCGTCTCCCCAGAAAGCTCAACGTAAATGGCATCATAATCTTGGTCTTCTACCCCATTAGCCTGTAATGCATCTGTCCAAACAAGCAAAACATACCAACTTCATAATCCCAAAAGTATTCTAAATTTAAACTCAAATCAATGTAGAAagtaaatgtaattttatccATCGAGTTCTGTCACAATGGAGAAATATCATTGTTTTTGCAATAACATGTCCAAACAAGCAAAACATACCAACTTCAAATCTATTCAAAGGACATTTCTAATCAAGTAGAGACACAAACAATGAAGACTGTTTCTTAATGACCAACCACTGGGTTACATCAAGTGATCTAACCTCCGTATGTTGTTGGGCAGAGAAAGCCAACATCCTTCTCTGTTCAGTTAAGGACTTCTGAATGTCAGAAAGTACTTCCTTTGACTCTAAGGTAGCAGTTTGGAAGAACTGCATAGACAATTAAGGAAACATATTTATAGGTGATACACAATGAACATATTCAAGTAACGATTAGATTCTTCGTACATTCTCAACAACAATAGTTTGGGCTGGCATCACAGATGTTAATTCTTCCAGATCAGAAGATGCTTTTGTCTTCAGTGCATATGTAACCTTCAGTGTGGAAAGAGCCATcttatatttctcttttagaTCTTCTAAGAGTTTATGGGTCGTCTCAAGATTCCTCTGGAAAAATGCATGATAATTTGAATGACTAGAAATTTTcacaaagtaaaatattttccaatgtTCTATCTTCTCTATTACCTTGCAGTCTTTAAGTTCACTTTTGATGTTCAGTGAGATAAAGCTCACGGAATTTATCAACTTTCTGCATAACTAGACAAGTCAGCCGAAATTATTTGGAGAAAAGAGTAATGAGAAACGAGTAAAAATTTACCTTCTCACTCTCATTAAGATCGCTCTCCAACTGTTCTATTCTCTCATTTTTAGCCTGCAAGTGTCATCCATTAACCAacaaactaaaacaaattagATATCTATAAATTACATCATGTTCAGATACTCTCACTTATAGCACATAGAAGCGAAATAAGACTGGAAGCTCCAACATAAAAGAATTTTGTAGTTCCAGAACTAAGCTACGCTGTTTACTGTTAGCAACTGACCTTTTCTGCTTCATCCTGGAGAAACCTCTCATGTGGAATAAAAACACCATTCTTTTCTCTTGCTGCTCGACTATCTGAACACATTCGAAGTAGAGTAAATGTCAATTAAACATGCATGACTAATCTAAACCATTACATGGGcaaggaagaaaaagaaaaccttgcttcattctctcaatttcCACATATAAATCCTTAAGCAGCACAGTTTTGGTTACTTTTTGGTTTGCCTTCAAAACAGAATGTAATTTGGTTTATGCACCAATTGAAGTTTTCAATAAGATACATGTATTGTAGCATCAGTAGCAGTTGCTAAAGCAATTGACTGCTCTGCCTTGCTCCATTTGTAAGAGAAACAACTTATCATTTCCAAGCTTATAAAATACAGTCAAATAATAGAGATGAGAACAGTGAACCTTAACACATTGATCAAAGTACATCAACACAATCAGAAATTTAACAATACAATTCACTATGCTCTATCCTCCttttatagaaagaaaaagcagGATCTCAAAAGGATGATTAAACATCCAACGAAATATTGAGTCCGTGACACACTAGCTTTATGAAATACAACCATTTTAACTtataatcaacaaaatcacattGCACAGCTATCATATGTATTCTGAATGATAAACGACCCGTACTGAGCTCACCTAGCCTTATTCATATTGGACAACAGTAAATAGTAAATACTAGGATCtgtcatttattttctagtaTGATGGAGCTCAATTACCATAGCTATTAAAACATACCTTTGAGCATTTAGTCGAGCAGCTGGCGTGCTATTATAAACATAACAAACTCATATGTTACCAAACAAGATCAGAGGGATACAGAGACAACGTTTTACCTCTGGAAACTGGTATTCGTTCCTACACTTTGCTCGAAATGAATATTGATTCAATTGTCCTCTTAAGCCGTTATCGAATTGTTTCTAGCAATCCAAATAACGTTCAATATGTTATTTTTGCTATTAGAAGTTCAATTTCACGAAGAACATGTCTTTGTAACTTCATCCGTACGTCTTGACGACGAGGAATTAAAGTTTTTCTACGGAATCAGAAAAAACAAATCTGAAAATCATACATTTTCGAGCAATTAGGCAATGCTTACTTAGTAATTGGAGTGTGGCGGAGGATCAGTGGTGGAGCAGAGGAGAATTGAACGTGGCCGAGCAGAGTTAAATTGGACGGTGGCGGAGCAGAGTTGAATTGAACGGTGGCGGTTGGCTGAGCAGCGCAGATCTAATCTGATCTGAGAACAGCGGCGGGAATTGATTCCAAATAAGCGGGAATTGATAGCATGCAAATGAATTAGAGAATTTGAAGCAGTTTACATGTGCTCGCTAATTTGCGAGCCCTTTATTTGTATATAGAAAATTCTGCAAGTAGTATTGTTTGCGAGCACCGTAACATGTGCTCTCCATTGTGCTCGCAAAGTTGCGAGCATCAGCGTGTGCTCGCCAATATTTGGTCGCAAACACACgctttttttgtagtgtggtagtaataaattacaattacaattgcaaattaaattaaatatgaattaaagaGAATAGGAGTTCAAGGTTGAAACTTCACCATAACTCGAACATATGACagcaataataaaaatgataggGTAATTAATCATGATAGCGTTTTAAAGGTAATTTGTCTCTTTAAAAGAAACCATTAAACTGTGCAGTTATTGAGAGGTCTTATAATTCAAATGACAGAGAACgttttaatcaattaaatgGGGACACGTCTTCtttaataacataaaatatgcTATGTAAAATTTGCTTAACTATATggaaaattggtctctaaaatcatgaactttgtctaaaatttggtatttctcatgaactttgaaattggtatataatatcacaaactttgcattttgttggTATTTCCCACGACATgtctattactatatttgactaacttacgaAGCTTTTTCATCATACTtcacacaattaaatcaacgtgATTTTCAACGTAACTTTTTTTCCTACATGTTATGAAGTTAAAAAGtggttcaaaatattataaaacatatcacggttgcctacgttaaataagattttaatgaaaatattttatttgagtgagtttgggaaataccaaacaaaatgcaaagttcatgatattatataccaatttcaaaatttatggaaaataccaaattttaggtaaagttcatgattttagagaccaatttccctaaCTATATTGGTGAATCTCGAGGTGCATATAATAATTACATAGAGCCATCTAATTAACTCAAATATGATCAATAATTGCCACTAAATTGGCCTTCCTTTCTCAAAGTACTAAagtatactactatatttagtAGTTTAATTATTCCTCGAGATTTACATATTTAGCCCAGCCAatgtggaaaatgaaatatttaatttggaatACAATAAACGTTGATAATTGTgtgtaaatataaataattataagatGCATGTGGTGCATGACAGcatatactaattaattagttaatccCAAGAGGATAAGATCTAGCTTCATTGACAAATAacatattcataattatatttgaacgGTATATGGACACGGTGGAGCTATAGTCCTATCACCTATGAGAGACAGTGAAAGGTGAAGAGCCAAAAATGCAAGTCGGAAATTATGGACAAAGAGTCTTGTTTGAgaatatgaaagaaaattataacttttaaatcCTATTTTGAGGCTCATTCTACGTCGGAGTGCGTGA is a window from the Salvia hispanica cultivar TCC Black 2014 chromosome 1, UniMelb_Shisp_WGS_1.0, whole genome shotgun sequence genome containing:
- the LOC125202010 gene encoding kinesin-like protein KIN-5B, which translates into the protein MKQDSRAAREKNGVFIPHERFLQDEAEKAKNERIEQLESDLNESEKLCRKLINSVSFISLNIKSELKDCKRNLETTHKLLEDLKEKYKMALSTLKVTYALKTKASSDLEELTSVMPAQTIVVENFFQTATLESKEVLSDIQKSLTEQRRMLAFSAQQHTEMHYRLMG